The proteins below are encoded in one region of Amycolatopsis acidiphila:
- a CDS encoding SDR family oxidoreductase yields MDLHLRGKRALVTGASAGIGAATAEALAEEGCALHLAARGKSKLDELAEKLRSAHEVEVHVHAADLRDPADLAGLADAVPELDILVNNAGDIPGGGLDTVDEATWRHAWELKVFGYVNLSRLVYARMKERGRGVIVNNIGASGERFDFDYIAGSSGNAALMAFTRALGSRSLREGVRVVGVNPGPVETERIVKLMKTRADRQFGDENRYEEFMSSLPLGRPAKPREIADLIAFLASGRSAYTTGVIVTVDGGISAG; encoded by the coding sequence ATGGATCTCCACCTTCGGGGGAAGCGCGCGCTGGTCACCGGCGCCTCCGCCGGTATCGGCGCGGCGACGGCCGAGGCGCTGGCCGAAGAGGGCTGCGCCCTGCACCTGGCCGCGCGCGGCAAGTCCAAACTGGACGAACTCGCCGAAAAGCTGCGATCCGCGCACGAGGTGGAAGTACACGTGCACGCCGCAGACCTGCGCGACCCGGCGGACCTCGCCGGGCTCGCGGACGCGGTCCCGGAGCTGGACATCCTCGTCAACAACGCGGGCGACATCCCCGGCGGCGGCCTCGACACTGTCGACGAGGCGACGTGGCGACACGCGTGGGAGCTCAAGGTCTTCGGCTACGTCAACTTGAGCCGCCTGGTCTATGCCCGGATGAAGGAGCGCGGGCGGGGCGTCATCGTGAACAACATCGGCGCCTCCGGGGAACGGTTCGACTTCGACTACATCGCGGGCAGCAGCGGCAACGCGGCGCTGATGGCGTTCACCCGCGCGCTGGGTAGCCGCAGCCTGCGCGAGGGCGTGCGCGTCGTCGGCGTCAACCCGGGGCCGGTGGAGACCGAACGCATCGTCAAGCTGATGAAAACTCGCGCGGATAGGCAGTTCGGCGACGAGAACCGGTACGAGGAGTTCATGTCGTCCCTCCCGCTCGGCCGTCCCGCCAAGCCGCGCGAGATCGCAGATCTCATCGCCTTCCTCGCCTCCGGCCGTTCGGCTTACACGACCGGCGTGATCGTCACCGTGGACGGCGGCATCTCGGCGGGATAG
- the treS gene encoding maltose alpha-D-glucosyltransferase encodes MDEEPRPDAALGLDGVPHTGEAMTAEGMLVEPQADDFRSAEQAPSNPMWFKGAVFYEVLVRAFTDSNGDGTGDLRGLAGRLDYLEWLGVDCLWLPPFYASPLRDGGYDISDFRAVLPEFGTVEDFVYLLDEAHKRGIRVITDLVLNHTSDMHPWFQQSRSDPDGPYGDFYVWSDDDSRYADARIIFVDTETSNWTYDPVRGQFYWHRFFTHQPDLNYENPAVQEAMIDVLRFWLNLGIDGFRLDAVPYLYEQEGTNCENLPRTHEFLKECRKVVDDEYPGRVLLAEANQWPSDVVEYFGDPATGGDECHMAFHFPLMPRIFMAVRRESRFPISEILAQTPKIPDNAQWGIFLRNHDELTLEMVSDEERDYMYAEYAKDPRMKANIGIRRRLAPLLENDRNQLELFTAMLLSLPGSPVLYYGDEIGMGDNIWLGDRDAVRTPMQWTPDRNAGFSVCDPGRIYLPVIMDPIYGYQAINVEAQRDSASSLLNWTRRMIEVRKQHHAFAEGEFVELGGSNPSVLAYKRTWVRPDGRLDVVLCVNNLSRFPQPVELNLAEHEGCTPMELTGGVLFPDIGELPYLLTLPGHGFYWFQLLDEDAKARRGD; translated from the coding sequence ATGGACGAAGAACCCCGGCCCGATGCGGCCCTCGGGCTGGACGGTGTGCCACACACCGGCGAAGCGATGACCGCGGAAGGCATGCTGGTCGAGCCGCAGGCCGACGATTTCCGGTCGGCCGAACAGGCCCCGAGCAACCCGATGTGGTTCAAGGGCGCCGTGTTCTACGAAGTGCTGGTGCGCGCGTTCACCGACTCCAACGGTGACGGCACCGGCGACCTGCGCGGCCTGGCGGGCAGGCTGGACTACCTCGAGTGGCTCGGGGTGGACTGCCTGTGGCTGCCGCCGTTCTACGCCTCGCCGCTGCGCGACGGCGGGTACGACATCTCCGACTTCCGCGCGGTGCTGCCCGAGTTCGGCACGGTGGAGGACTTCGTCTACCTGCTCGACGAGGCGCACAAGCGGGGCATCCGGGTGATCACCGACCTGGTGCTCAACCACACCTCGGACATGCATCCGTGGTTCCAGCAGTCGCGTTCGGACCCCGACGGGCCCTACGGCGACTTCTACGTGTGGAGCGACGACGACTCCCGGTACGCCGACGCGCGCATCATCTTCGTCGACACCGAGACGTCGAACTGGACCTACGACCCGGTGCGCGGCCAGTTCTACTGGCACCGCTTCTTCACCCACCAGCCGGACCTCAACTACGAGAACCCCGCGGTGCAGGAAGCGATGATCGACGTCCTGAGGTTCTGGCTCAACCTCGGGATCGACGGCTTCCGCCTCGACGCCGTGCCCTACCTGTACGAGCAGGAAGGCACCAACTGCGAGAACCTGCCGCGCACCCACGAGTTCCTCAAGGAGTGCCGCAAGGTCGTCGACGACGAGTACCCGGGCCGGGTGCTGCTGGCCGAGGCGAACCAGTGGCCCTCCGATGTCGTGGAGTACTTCGGCGACCCGGCCACCGGCGGCGACGAGTGCCACATGGCGTTCCACTTCCCGCTGATGCCGCGCATCTTCATGGCGGTGCGCCGCGAGTCGCGGTTCCCGATCTCGGAGATCCTGGCCCAGACGCCGAAGATCCCCGACAACGCGCAGTGGGGCATCTTCCTGCGCAACCACGACGAGCTGACGCTCGAGATGGTCAGTGACGAAGAGCGCGACTACATGTACGCGGAGTACGCCAAGGACCCGCGGATGAAGGCCAACATCGGCATCCGCCGGCGCCTGGCCCCGCTGCTGGAGAACGACCGGAACCAGCTCGAGCTGTTCACGGCGATGCTGCTCTCCCTCCCGGGCTCGCCCGTCCTGTACTACGGTGACGAGATCGGTATGGGCGACAACATCTGGTTGGGAGACCGCGACGCGGTGCGAACGCCCATGCAGTGGACCCCGGACCGGAACGCGGGCTTCTCCGTCTGCGACCCGGGACGGATCTACCTGCCCGTCATCATGGACCCCATCTACGGCTACCAGGCGATCAACGTGGAGGCGCAGCGTGACAGCGCCTCCTCGCTGCTCAACTGGACCCGGCGGATGATCGAGGTGCGCAAGCAGCACCACGCCTTCGCCGAGGGCGAGTTCGTCGAGCTCGGCGGGTCCAACCCGAGCGTGCTGGCCTACAAGCGCACCTGGGTACGGCCCGACGGGCGGCTGGACGTGGTCCTCTGCGTCAACAATCTGTCCCGGTTCCCGCAGCCGGTGGAGCTGAACCTGGCCGAGCACGAAGGCTGCACACCGATGGAGCTCACCGGTGGCGTCCTGTTCCCCGACATCGGGGAGCTGCCTTACCTGCTGACGCTCCCAGGGCACGGGTTCTACTGGTTCCAGCTGCTGGACGAGGACGCGAAGGCGAGGCGAGGTGACTGA
- a CDS encoding protein kinase domain-containing protein has product MTGEGELLAGRYRLLSRIGRGSMGVVWQARDERLDRIVAVKELVLGDGVGDEAAQQAVRRAVREGRLAARLRHPHAITVHDVVEHDGKPCLVMEFLPSQSLAALAAEAETSGERGGLATGGGARSVDPGVLAAGGGARSVDPGVLAAGRGARSVDPGGLAAGRGARSVDPGGLAAGGGARFADPGGLSAGGGARSLDPGALSAGRPGFSGESGGSSSDPAGRLPIPVGWLLALMGGPSIPAARLPTVAGRLPVPVGWLPRTGRGPSTLVRCLPSTGR; this is encoded by the coding sequence GTGACCGGCGAAGGCGAGCTGCTCGCAGGACGGTACCGGCTGCTGTCCCGCATCGGCCGTGGGTCGATGGGCGTCGTGTGGCAGGCGCGGGACGAGCGCCTGGACAGGATCGTCGCGGTCAAGGAGCTTGTGCTCGGCGACGGTGTGGGCGACGAGGCCGCTCAGCAGGCGGTGCGACGCGCCGTCCGCGAGGGGCGGCTTGCCGCGCGGTTGCGGCATCCGCACGCCATCACTGTGCACGACGTGGTGGAGCACGACGGGAAACCGTGCCTCGTCATGGAGTTCCTGCCGTCGCAAAGCCTGGCCGCGCTGGCTGCGGAGGCTGAGACGTCGGGCGAGCGCGGTGGCTTGGCTACTGGCGGTGGTGCGCGGTCCGTCGATCCTGGTGTGCTGGCTGCTGGTGGTGGCGCGCGGTCCGTCGATCCTGGTGTGCTGGCTGCTGGCCGTGGCGCGCGGTCCGTCGACCCCGGTGGGCTGGCTGCTGGCCGTGGCGCGCGGTCCGTCGACCCCGGTGGGCTGGCTGCTGGCGGTGGCGCGCGGTTCGCCGACCCCGGTGGGCTGTCTGCCGGCGGCGGTGCGCGGTCCCTCGACCCTGGTGCGCTGTCTGCTGGACGTCCCGGCTTCTCCGGCGAGTCCGGTGGGTCCTCCAGCGATCCGGCGGGTCGGCTGCCGATCCCGGTGGGTTGGCTGCTGGCGCTGATGGGCGGTCCGTCGATCCCGGCTGCCCGCCTGCCGACCGTGGCGGGTCGCCTGCCGGTGCCGGTGGGCTGGCTGCCGAGGACCGGGCGCGGTCCCTCGACCCTGGTGCGGTGCCTGCCGTCGACGGGGCGTTGA
- a CDS encoding cellulose binding domain-containing protein: protein MDEVGEALTAVAAGKPVPPPRDPTLLLPTRRGPSRRLLVAGVSAVALVAAGVLIGSVINGADRPASAGAAPATTAQVPPSRATPPNPAQPSVPPSRATPSRATPPNPAQSSGASAGTSTAAAPVCTASYRVTNAWPDGYQVEVTVRNEDGRGVTGWAVSWQLPPTHTIVNLWGGIPTRAGSTVTVTDAGYNAVLAANGTTSFGFIASTSGDGPAQPDLSCSRS from the coding sequence ATGGACGAGGTCGGGGAGGCGTTGACGGCGGTCGCGGCGGGCAAGCCCGTGCCCCCGCCACGGGATCCGACCTTGTTGCTGCCCACGCGACGCGGACCGTCGCGGCGGCTGCTGGTCGCCGGGGTCAGCGCGGTGGCGCTGGTCGCGGCCGGTGTCCTCATCGGCAGCGTGATCAACGGCGCCGACCGCCCAGCGAGTGCCGGCGCCGCGCCGGCCACCACCGCACAAGTGCCGCCGAGCCGGGCAACACCCCCGAATCCGGCGCAGCCGAGCGTGCCGCCGAGCCGGGCAACACCGAGCCGGGCAACACCGCCGAATCCGGCGCAGTCCAGCGGGGCCTCGGCGGGCACGAGTACCGCCGCGGCGCCGGTCTGCACCGCCTCCTACCGGGTCACGAACGCCTGGCCGGACGGGTACCAGGTCGAGGTGACCGTCCGCAACGAGGACGGCCGTGGGGTCACCGGCTGGGCGGTCAGCTGGCAACTGCCCCCGACCCACACGATCGTCAACCTGTGGGGCGGCATCCCCACCCGAGCCGGTTCGACCGTCACCGTCACGGATGCCGGCTACAACGCCGTCCTCGCTGCCAACGGCACGACGAGTTTCGGCTTCATAGCGAGCACTTCGGGCGACGGGCCCGCCCAGCCGGACCTCAGCTGTTCCCGGTCCTGA
- a CDS encoding maltokinase N-terminal cap-like domain-containing protein: MNDSAELIESLVRELPRWLPTQRWFGGKDRPITAVRAMSRTTLLEGDPLLLHLIVEVRQDDRTAPYQLLVASREQLPEYLGSSWLGTEQGRPCYEASGDADVTGRLLDLIAEGAQLGSLKFEHEPGAEVTGGLRGRPITSEQSNTSLVYGSQYILKLFRKLSPGENPDVRLHRALQEQGSEHIAPLLGSITGELDGEPTTVGMLQKFVTDAVDGWAMATTSVRDLMADPELPPDQVGGDFAGESQRLGQAVATVHNDLRRALGEQLADAEELDRTVKGMTDRLDAVIEVVPQLGEHAPALRAAFEKVREVEGPVPMQFIHGDLHLGQVLRTVTGWLLLDFEGEPAAPVRERSALRSPLRDVAGMLRSFDYAAHQMLVGQPDDPKLTERALEWARRNRTSFCDGYAKNAGDSIGDPRSHAHLLRALELDKAVYEVAYEHANRPEWLSVPLASIARMSSGGE, translated from the coding sequence GTGAACGATTCGGCTGAACTGATCGAATCCCTGGTACGCGAACTCCCGAGGTGGCTGCCCACCCAGCGGTGGTTCGGCGGGAAGGACCGCCCGATCACCGCGGTGCGCGCGATGAGCAGAACGACCCTGCTGGAGGGCGACCCGCTGCTCCTGCACCTGATCGTCGAGGTGCGCCAGGACGACCGGACCGCGCCCTACCAGCTGCTCGTCGCCAGCAGGGAGCAGCTGCCCGAGTACCTGGGCTCGAGCTGGCTCGGCACCGAGCAGGGCCGCCCCTGCTACGAGGCCAGCGGGGACGCCGACGTGACCGGCCGCCTGCTGGACCTCATCGCCGAGGGCGCCCAGCTGGGATCGCTGAAGTTCGAGCACGAGCCCGGCGCCGAGGTGACCGGCGGCCTGCGCGGCAGGCCGATCACCTCGGAGCAGAGCAACACCTCACTCGTCTACGGCAGCCAGTACATCCTGAAGCTGTTCCGCAAGCTCTCGCCCGGGGAGAACCCGGACGTGCGGCTGCACCGGGCGCTGCAGGAGCAGGGGTCCGAGCACATCGCGCCCCTGCTGGGCAGCATCACCGGCGAGCTGGACGGCGAGCCGACGACGGTCGGCATGCTGCAGAAGTTCGTGACCGACGCGGTGGACGGCTGGGCCATGGCCACCACCAGCGTCCGCGACCTGATGGCGGACCCGGAGCTGCCGCCGGACCAGGTGGGCGGGGACTTCGCGGGTGAGTCGCAGCGGCTGGGCCAGGCCGTCGCGACCGTGCACAACGACCTGCGGCGCGCGCTCGGCGAGCAGCTCGCGGACGCCGAGGAGCTCGACCGCACCGTGAAGGGCATGACGGACCGGCTCGACGCGGTGATCGAGGTCGTGCCGCAGCTCGGCGAGCACGCCCCGGCCCTGCGTGCCGCGTTCGAGAAGGTGCGCGAGGTCGAGGGCCCGGTCCCCATGCAGTTCATCCACGGCGACCTGCACCTGGGACAGGTGCTGCGGACCGTCACCGGCTGGCTGCTGCTGGACTTCGAGGGCGAGCCGGCCGCGCCGGTGCGCGAACGGTCGGCACTGCGCTCGCCGCTGCGGGACGTGGCGGGGATGCTGCGCTCGTTCGACTACGCCGCGCACCAGATGCTCGTCGGGCAGCCGGACGACCCGAAGCTGACCGAGCGGGCGCTGGAGTGGGCGCGGCGCAACCGCACCTCGTTCTGCGACGGCTACGCGAAGAACGCCGGCGACTCGATCGGCGACCCCCGCTCGCACGCGCACCTGCTGCGGGCGCTGGAACTGGACAAGGCGGTCTACGAGGTCGCCTACGAACACGCGAACCGGCCGGAATGGCTCAGCGTGCCGCTCGCGTCGATCGCGCGGATGAGCTCAGGAGGCGAGTAA
- the glgB gene encoding 1,4-alpha-glucan branching protein GlgB, with product MTELPDGAPAPADIDRLLAGSHHDPHSVLGMHTAGGQVVVRALQPHARSVTVVAADHKFELTRVVDGLFSGAVPEHPGDYRLEVDLDGHVVELDDPYRWLPTVGELDLHLIGEGRHERLWDVLGAHVRRYDTAHGVVQGVSFAVWAPTARGVRVIGDFNGWDGRSHMMRSLGSSGVWEIFIPGLPVGSCYKYRILGADGHWHEKADPLAFATEKPPKTASVVAESSYEWGDDEWLTERAVTTWTNAPMSVYEVHLGSWRQGLGYRELADELADYVQETGFTHVELLPIAEHPFGGSWGYQVTSYYAPTSRFGSPDDFRYFVDRLHQRGIGVLVDWVPAHFPKDSWALARFDGTPLYEHADPRRGEQPDWGTYVFDFGRNEVRNFLVANALYWLEEFHLDGLRVDAVASMLYLDYSRQEGQWVPNQYGGRENLDAVRFLQELNATVYKRHPGVVMVAEESTAWPGVSRPTHLGGLGFGFKWNMGWMHDTLHYLAHEPVHRSYHHNEMTFSLVYAWSENFVLPLSHDEVVHGKGSLWSRMPGDAWNKAAGVRSLLAFMWAHPGKQLLFMGGEFGQEQEWSEERSLDWGLLDQPLHQGIRRLLSDLNRVYRSSPALFSADTKPEGFQWIDANDANGNVVSFLRIGEDGSKLACVANFAGTPHHDYRVGLPMAGRWREAVNTDADIYGGSGVGNYGMVEAAPSPWHGMPASAVLQLPPAGVLWLTPE from the coding sequence GTGACCGAACTGCCCGACGGAGCCCCGGCCCCCGCGGACATCGACCGGCTGCTGGCGGGGTCGCACCACGATCCGCACTCGGTCCTCGGCATGCACACCGCCGGGGGCCAGGTGGTCGTCCGGGCGCTGCAGCCGCACGCCCGCTCGGTGACGGTCGTGGCCGCGGACCACAAGTTCGAGCTGACGCGCGTCGTGGACGGCCTGTTCTCCGGCGCGGTGCCGGAGCATCCCGGCGACTACCGCCTGGAGGTCGACCTCGACGGGCACGTCGTCGAGCTCGACGACCCGTACCGCTGGCTGCCCACGGTCGGCGAGCTGGACCTGCACCTGATCGGTGAGGGCAGGCACGAGCGGCTGTGGGACGTGCTCGGGGCACACGTGCGCAGGTACGACACCGCTCATGGCGTGGTGCAAGGAGTTTCGTTCGCGGTCTGGGCGCCGACCGCCCGCGGGGTGCGGGTGATCGGCGACTTCAACGGCTGGGACGGCCGGTCGCACATGATGCGGTCGCTCGGCTCGTCCGGGGTGTGGGAGATCTTCATCCCGGGCCTGCCCGTGGGCAGCTGCTACAAGTACCGGATCCTCGGCGCCGACGGGCACTGGCACGAGAAGGCGGACCCGCTGGCGTTCGCGACGGAGAAGCCGCCGAAGACGGCGTCGGTGGTGGCCGAGTCGTCCTACGAGTGGGGCGACGACGAGTGGCTGACCGAGCGCGCGGTCACGACCTGGACGAACGCGCCGATGAGCGTCTACGAGGTGCACCTCGGGTCGTGGCGCCAGGGGCTCGGCTACCGGGAGCTGGCCGACGAGCTGGCGGACTACGTGCAGGAGACCGGTTTCACGCACGTGGAGCTGCTGCCGATCGCCGAGCACCCGTTCGGCGGCTCGTGGGGGTACCAGGTCACGTCGTACTACGCGCCGACGTCCCGCTTCGGCTCGCCGGACGACTTCCGGTACTTCGTGGACCGGTTGCACCAGCGCGGGATCGGGGTGCTGGTCGACTGGGTACCGGCGCACTTCCCCAAGGACAGCTGGGCCCTGGCGCGCTTCGACGGCACGCCGCTGTACGAGCACGCGGACCCGCGGCGTGGCGAGCAGCCGGACTGGGGCACGTACGTGTTCGACTTCGGGCGCAACGAGGTGCGCAACTTCCTGGTGGCCAACGCGCTGTACTGGCTGGAGGAGTTCCACCTCGACGGGCTGCGCGTGGACGCGGTCGCGTCGATGCTGTACCTGGACTACTCGCGCCAGGAGGGGCAGTGGGTGCCGAACCAGTACGGCGGGCGCGAGAACCTGGATGCCGTGCGGTTCCTGCAGGAGCTGAACGCGACCGTCTACAAGCGACACCCCGGCGTCGTGATGGTGGCCGAGGAGTCGACGGCGTGGCCGGGCGTCTCGCGGCCGACGCATCTGGGCGGGCTCGGGTTCGGGTTCAAGTGGAACATGGGCTGGATGCACGACACGCTGCACTACCTGGCCCACGAGCCGGTGCACAGGTCGTACCACCACAACGAGATGACGTTCTCGCTCGTGTACGCCTGGAGCGAGAACTTCGTGCTGCCGCTGTCGCACGACGAGGTGGTGCACGGCAAGGGTTCGCTGTGGAGCCGGATGCCGGGCGACGCGTGGAACAAGGCCGCGGGGGTGCGGTCGCTGCTGGCGTTCATGTGGGCGCACCCGGGCAAGCAGCTGCTGTTCATGGGTGGCGAGTTCGGACAGGAGCAGGAGTGGTCGGAGGAGCGGTCGCTGGACTGGGGCCTGCTGGACCAGCCGCTGCACCAGGGCATCCGGCGGTTGCTGTCGGATCTGAACAGGGTGTACCGGTCGTCCCCCGCGTTGTTCAGCGCCGATACGAAGCCCGAGGGCTTCCAGTGGATCGACGCGAACGACGCGAACGGCAACGTGGTGAGCTTCCTCCGGATCGGTGAGGACGGCTCGAAACTGGCGTGTGTGGCCAACTTCGCGGGGACGCCGCACCACGACTACCGCGTGGGCCTGCCGATGGCAGGTCGCTGGCGCGAGGCGGTGAACACCGACGCCGACATCTATGGCGGTTCGGGTGTGGGCAACTACGGCATGGTGGAGGCGGCGCCGTCACCTTGGCACGGCATGCCGGCGTCCGCTGTGCTGCAGCTGCCTCCGGCGGGCGTGCTATGGCTGACGCCGGAGTGA